In Octopus sinensis linkage group LG6, ASM634580v1, whole genome shotgun sequence, the sequence CATTCTACCATTGCAACTGATCCCTGTGAGGATGGCCATTTTGAGTTCTTACCTCACCCACTTCTTCCAATGGCTTCCTTGAAATGTTTCCCCTCAGCCATCAGTGTCCTGTACATTTGGTAATTCTTTGCCCAACAAGTATCGACCAATTGTATAATGTTCATTTTAATGCAGTCATCATTTCTGCTTGCCCATCATTTGATTTCTTTCACACGAGGCCATTTTCTCAACTCCTTTGTGTACAGAaacaggaataaaataaaaataatgagaatattaaaagaccgagacctctggaagtgtgctgtgcgcgagaagacccggcaggacaagtgagtccataaacCGTttccttctacatgggatggagccagcctacgtatgcataccttcccttcttgggacacaaaactctacttgtgaagacctgttgaggcaagtgaggatcaggatcagaatcgaaatcgatcaatggaaattgcagatgtgttaccagtgccggtagcatgtaagagaaccttccgtttcgcgaccgttgccagcgccgccccgactggcctcgtgccggtggcacgtaaaaagcaccatccgttcgtggccgtttgtcagctctgtctggcacctgtgcgggtggcacgtaaaaagcacccacttcactcacggagtggttggcgttaggaagggcatccagccgtagaaacactgccagatttaactgggcctgatgaagccttctggcttcacagaccccagtagaaccgtccaacccatgctagcatggaaaacggatgctaaacgatgatgatgattaaaaatgaacctgactgctctcaaaaattaagtaaaaaaaaaaacaggaaaattaaTCCAGGATCCTTGCCTGGTACTGGATCAattcccaaatctaatcagtctGTACCAATCATGAGGCCAaccatctctgaaagtttcatttgaatccatccagtggttcttgagacatcttgtccacagacaaacaaacacaactgaaaacaatacctctgccttcgctaaggtggcgGTAATCATCTCATAACTCGTGAAATTGATGGGTTATTAACTAAGGAATCAATCTACTCTGGTTATGGCATTCAGTTTTTGCTAGTCTGTATCTGCTTGATTGTAAAATAGTAACTCGTGAAGAATTCTTAACAACTGCAAGCagcaggtatggctatgtggttaggaagcttactTGCCAGCCATTTGGTTTTGGGTTCTGAcctgaagaaataaaaaatctCCTGTCTGAATGTTAACAAAGGACATTAAATACAAAACCTAAACAATCAACGGTCACTTGCAATCTTGTTTAGATTTGATTCTCATTAAAGTGATACTGAAGACCTAATTATTTATTAGATTCATTAATTCATATGTTTTGTTAGCTTcttcatactggcatgagttgaatgaaGACTTGTCAAAGCAGTAGATTCCGGCTGGATGCTCCTCCTGTCACAAATGGTGCAGAGTCACACAGTGTATTATTTATAAAGTGTGTAAACAGGTCATCACCATTTTGCACAGATATTTGGAATgtaaatattcacatacatacatatatatatattttgtagtttcagctcagagctgtggtactgctgttttgctacactgttattactgagagcctcctctaatatgtggcacttggtgaagaatggagtttgatgtcactaccctcatttgcacctcttgctatgaggtaggttcatctgggactctcgacaggaagaggtccagttttgatttgaaaacacctacaacaATTTGAGAGGCTGTAGTAGATGCTTGcccaagatacctatttctttactacctacaaggggctaaacacagaggagacaaacaaggacagacaggcggattaagtcgattatattgaccccagtgcataactgggcaaagtcgacctcggtggaatttgaactcagaacgtaacagcagacgaaatacggctacacattttgcccggcgtgctaacatttctgccagctcgccgcctcgataccatgcaatgggatagagactgaaaccatgtggttacaggATGAACTCCATATCCACACAACCATAACTGCacctattttaaattaatttttggtatatggaaactgtgtggGAGTCTGTATGAGGAATGATTCCTGTTGTTGGGTGCTAGACTTGATTGACCCTTTGCCAGGATGAATACCACCTCCTGGTACTTGGGTGCCTTTGGTAGTTTCCGTCCAATTTTAAGAATTTAGAACAGGTCTCTGGCCTCAGGGCAACTGCTTACCTTCCATCCAGATAACCCTAAACTTAAGTTACTTTAAAATTAATactattttgtcttttcatttgTAGATTCTTACCTAAATTGATACACAACTGTCCGAGGAGAAGTTACCATTTAAGGAATTCAGTGCAAGGCTACAGTTTTGTTGTTTTCACAAAATCCTTCCTATATTAATGTTGTAGATGGACCAACTTGACTTCTGAGAGCAGTATCTCTAGAATGTTCTTGGTAAGTGTAAAAACAATAACTTGATTAAGTTTCATATTCCAGTCAGGTAGGTTTGAGACCAAATCATTTAACCTTCAATGAATGGCAGTTTATTTAGGTGTGAATAACTAAGCCATAGTGAAATAATTTATTGTAACCAGAATGATTGCTGTTCAATGGATTTTTgagccactcccaaacagttgaaagtattcggggagaggtagacccaggaagacatgggatgaggtagtcaagcatgaccatcgaatgttgggcctcacagaggcaataacgaaagaccgagatctctggagatatgctgtgactgcaaagacccgacaaataatgtgagtatggctgcttcctgcaccagtttcgcatagccccaacCCATCCAAAGTatcttggattgcagaacgacttgctgtgcttgaggagacctattgagtcaagtacatcaacatcaaaataaatatcaaatggaaatagtagttgtgatacctgtgccggtggcacgcaaaaagcacatcagaacgtggccaatgccagcactgccttgactggcttctgtgccggtggcacataaaaagcaccaaccgaacgtggccgctgccagcctctcctggcacctgtgctggtggcatgtaaaaagcacccactacactcacggagtggttggcgttaggaagggcatccagctgtagaaacactgccagatcagactggagcctggtgcagcctcctggcttcccagaccccggtcgaaccatccaacccatgctagcacggaaaacggatgttaaacaacaacaatgatgatgatgctagtttCAAGTTCAATTCCTTTTGTGTTTATCACTTGGAGAACAGACTCTTATTAGACTTACCCTAGCTATACTGAATAAATAATCTCTGCATCACTTGtatacaatgacacacacagtTATAGAATCTGCTGACATCACCACTGCTTGTAGAAACATTTTAGGATTTTGCATCTTTTACTAttttctgtggtttgtgtttaattcaTTTCTACCTCAATTGTCAAAAGATATCTTTGTGGTCACTGTGATGAAATAATTCTGTTAGGAGACTAGACAGCCATTCATCATTGAATGTCtgtgtttcatgctggcatgggttggctggtttgagaGGACCTGATGGGCCCAAGGACTGCGTCATGCTCCAATTGTCttattttggcatggcttctatggccagatacccttcttaatgtcaaACACTTTACAGCAAACACTAGGTGCTTGTGCTAGTTTTGTACCACAAACACTAGTGAGGTCTCCATGCAGCTTGTAAGACCACAGACCTTGAGAGAGGTCATTTTATGCTAGGGTACAAGGAGTTAAAATTTGAGTGAAGGTTCCAGAATAGCTGTAGAGAAGGTACATGATTATTCACATGTAAGAAGAGGGTGGTGGGGTTGTTCAGGGTTGACCTGGCAAGAGAAGGGCTTGGGGTGTTTTCTTCTTCATACTGGTATTGTTTGAGTGAGCAGCCATCCACAGATCTCGGTTCTATATCagtttgtgggttttttttttggttctgctGATCTACTTGGGAATGGCAGTATTTCCAGCAGTATGGTTTTTCAGAATTGACTCGCCTTCCCATCATTAACTACAGGTTCCTTGGTTCAGTGACACCAGCTCCAAACAAGTTAAATTGAGCCAGACGACATTTAAGAAGGCCTAGAGAAATTGAATAGGCATTGTTGTCAGCAATGGTAGCATTAACCAACCTTAAGACCCCTATAGCATTTCACTGAGGCTCAACACAAggatttatttaaaaagaaaaaatttgcaacattttgtttgctttaataagtaaatgtttttgtttattttgcaaaacaattttgttttttatttctctctttctctctacataggtttgaaatttttatttttctcttcatatgTGCAATACTTAATTTTTGAAACTAATTTATTTTGAAGGGAGAAAGAAGACTGGCTGTGAAAAGAAGCAGCTGTATTCAAGTGTGTTGTGTTAGAAATCTCTGCACCAATGCCAACTAAAAAATCTCAGAAAtctaaaaaaaggaagaaaactcCTCATTGCAAAAATGAGGCTGATTCCAGTGATGTAGGGGCCAAAATTGAGCATAATCAAGAGACTGAAGGTGCAATGAAAGAGTCTGACCAAAAACTAGAGAAGACTATCAGATGTGATTTTTGTCACGAAGAGTTTAACCTGAAGAGTCAGTTGCGATCACATCACCTGCTTCATGTTAGTTGCAGACCTTACCGATGCAATTACTGTTCAAAAGGATTTCTTAAGTTAGGGGACCTAACTAAACATGAACGGTCTCATACAGGGGTTAAACCTTTTAAGTGCACCTTCTGTGACAAAGCATTTACAGAATCTGGGACTCTTActgtgcacacacgcactcataccgGAGACAGGCCATTTAAATGTACATACTGCACAAAAGCTTTCATTCAGTCGAGTGACTTGAAGAAGCACactcgtattcatacaggtgagaagccatacaaGTGCTGCTACTGTGATAGGGACTTCTCTGAGTCCAGTTCATTATCGCATCAttctaaattacatttaaatgaaCCAACATTTCAATGTATATACTGCAACCAAAAGTTTAAAACATTGACACAGCTTGATGCACACAGTCATACTCACAGTGAAAATAGAATACACAAATGTGGTTATTGTGACAAGTCCTTTGCTCATCTTGGTAACCTTGCAGTGCATACAAAGACTCACATAGAAAAGAAGCCGTTTACATGTGACTTCTGTCCTAAAACATTCTTTAGGACTGGGGATCTCCTAAAACACAtccgtacacatacaggagagaaaccatttgcATGCAGTTATTGTGATAGAAAGTTTACTGAATCTGGAACATTAAATGTACATTTACGCCGTCATACTGGTGAGAGGCCTTATGTGTGTCCTATCTGTACAAGGGCTTTTATTCAATCAAGTGATCTTAACAAgcacaaaaagacacacagaaTTAATGACCAATATACACTCAACGAATATTTAGGTTTGCAACAGGTGCAAAATTCAATGCCAGTCAATGAGTCTTCTTATATTGAACACACTAAGATTATTTCAAGGACTTCTTTAACAGAAACCACAGGTTTGCCTCAGTTTAACGAGTCAGAGACACGAATCTATTCGTGTAAGATGTGTGATGAGAAGTTCCCTACAGAAAACGATCTGTCTGCACATATTGTGTATCACCAAGAAGTTGCTTGCAACTCTGTTAATTCTGATTACACTCAACCATATTCCTGTGAATACTGTGAAAAAACGTTTTCACAACTGTCTAATCTTGCTGTTCATACAAAGACCCATCTTGGAGGTAAACCGTATAACTGTGATTTTTGTGATAAAGTCTATATGCGTCCCAGCGACTTGAACAAGCATATGAGATATCACACTGGCGACCGCCCCTATAAATGTGAGATTTGCCAAAAAGCTTTTACTGAGTCTGGTTCATTGAAGATCCACCAGCGAAGCCATACTGGGGAAAGACCTTACAAATGTAGCCTGTGCCCCAAGGCATTTGTACAGTCGAGCGACTTGAAAAAACATATGagaattcatacaggggaaaaaccttACAACTGCAAATTTTGCTTGAAGACATTTTCTGAATCTAGCTCTTTAACCGTCCATATGAGAAGTCATACGAAATACCGACCGTATAAGTGTAATGCGTGTGATAGAGCTTTTATACAGTCTGGGGATTTAAAGAAACATCTGAGAACCCACACTGAAGAAGCTACAAGCTATTGCGACGGATATAGGGCTGACACTTCTTTAAGCATGCCAGTTTAAATGTTTACTACAAATTAACTGACCCCAAAATGCTTGgataacataaaaaaagaatatcttGCAGTGTTATTGTCaagcaaattaaattaaaaaataaaagaaattaaagactTTTTCCGGCACAATATTTGGGATCCTACTCTTgaacaataatttcaataaataatccATTTGCTAAAAGTCAAAG encodes:
- the LOC115212927 gene encoding zinc finger protein 271, yielding MPTKKSQKSKKRKKTPHCKNEADSSDVGAKIEHNQETEGAMKESDQKLEKTIRCDFCHEEFNLKSQLRSHHLLHVSCRPYRCNYCSKGFLKLGDLTKHERSHTGVKPFKCTFCDKAFTESGTLTVHTRTHTGDRPFKCTYCTKAFIQSSDLKKHTRIHTGEKPYKCCYCDRDFSESSSLSHHSKLHLNEPTFQCIYCNQKFKTLTQLDAHSHTHSENRIHKCGYCDKSFAHLGNLAVHTKTHIEKKPFTCDFCPKTFFRTGDLLKHIRTHTGEKPFACSYCDRKFTESGTLNVHLRRHTGERPYVCPICTRAFIQSSDLNKHKKTHRINDQYTLNEYLGLQQVQNSMPVNESSYIEHTKIISRTSLTETTGLPQFNESETRIYSCKMCDEKFPTENDLSAHIVYHQEVACNSVNSDYTQPYSCEYCEKTFSQLSNLAVHTKTHLGGKPYNCDFCDKVYMRPSDLNKHMRYHTGDRPYKCEICQKAFTESGSLKIHQRSHTGERPYKCSLCPKAFVQSSDLKKHMRIHTGEKPYNCKFCLKTFSESSSLTVHMRSHTKYRPYKCNACDRAFIQSGDLKKHLRTHTEEATSYCDGYRADTSLSMPV